The following proteins are co-located in the Silene latifolia isolate original U9 population chromosome 1, ASM4854445v1, whole genome shotgun sequence genome:
- the LOC141617404 gene encoding putative respiratory burst oxidase homolog protein H produces MSNHSSENSTTRILRNADVIDQMTDMPITNGSNNDNDDNNNNNNNVETSGAFTRMGSNGMQENAIRAPSLAKMGRIQSRADRGLKSLRFLNGAGKDGGSWKLVEKRFFQNAVNDTLPKDKFGAVIGMGESKEFAGELYETLSRRRNVDTSDGITIDQLRMFWEDMTSEDIDARLQIFFDMCDKNGDGKLSEDEVREVLVLSASANKLNKLKTQASNYAALIMEELDPDHQGYIELWQLESLLRGMMTSADEGTQLKRSNTLTKTMIPKNLRNPISRAVSSTSDFVVENWKRIWVVLLWLNINAVLFAYKFNYYKNHQAFRIMGYCVCVAKGAAETLKFNMALILIPVSRRSLTRLRSTFLSKICPFDDNINFHKMVAAGITVGTILHVGVHMSCDFPRATHCSKSMFIKYLGPNFNYQQPSYKDFINSTPGVTGILMVILMGFAFTLATHSFRRNVIKLPWPFLHLAGFNAFWYAHHLLVLVYALLVIHGYFLFLSKEWYKKTTWMYLVFPVALYASERTVTSYHDFNHHVNMLKAVIYTGNVLALYMSKPPNFKYKSGMYLFVKCPDVSGFEWHPFSITSAPGDPYLSVHIRALGDWTTALRDRFAMACEPPTEEPQKGRLLRMETKAVTDYDPQPIKFPLVIIKGPYGAPAQNYKKYDILLLIGLGIGATPFISIIKDLLNNLKEESIMDIESRRGPQRAYFYWVTREQASFDWFKGVMDDLAEYDTDNVIEMHNYLTSVYEEGDARSALIQMVQSLQHAKDGVDVVSESRIRTHFARPNWKKVFTQLAADHPSQRIGVFYCGSPTLTKPLQKFCQEFSLSTSTRFHFHKENF; encoded by the exons ATGAGCAATCATAGCAGCGAAAATTCAACAACACGGATTCTTAGAAATGCTGATGTGATTGATCAAATGACGGACATGCCTATCACCAATGGCAGCAACAACGATAACgatgataacaacaacaacaacaacaatgtcGAAACTTCAGGAGCTTTTACTAGAATGGGAAGTAATGGAATGCAAGAGAATGCAATTAGGGCCCCAAGTCTAGCTAAGATGGGGAGAATCCAATCAAGGGCGGACAGAGGGTTGAAGAGTTTGCGGTTTCTCAATGGTGCCGGAAAAGACGGTGGTTCGTGGAAGCTTGTTGAGAAGAGGTTTTTTCAGAATGCTGTTAATGACACGCTTCCCAAAGACAAATTTGGGGCTGTTATTG GGATGGGGGAATCAAAGGAATTTGCAGGGGAGTTGTACGAAACATTGTCGAGGAGAAGGAATGTGGACACTTCAGACGGGATAACGATTGATCAACTGAGAATGTTTTGGGAAGATATGACTAGCGAAGACATTGATGCTCGCCTGCAGATTTTCTTTGACAT GTGTGACAAGAATGGAGATGGGAAATTATCCGAGGATGAAGTTCGCGAG GTTTTAGTGTTGAGTGCCTCAGCTAACAAACTAAATAAGCTCAAGACACAAGCAAGCAACTATGCGGCTTTGATAATGGAGGAGCTAGATCCAGATCACCAAGGGTATATTGAG CTATGGCAACTCGAGTCGCTGCTAAGGGGAATGATGACTTCTGCTGATGAGGGAACCCAGTTGAAGAGGAGCAACACCTTAACTAAAACGATGATCCCCAAAAATCTGAGAAACCCAATTTCTAGAGCTGTCTCTAGTACATCGGATTTCGTGGTAGAGAATTGGAAGAGGATCTGGGTGGTTTTGCTTTGGCTAAATATAAATGCTGTCCTGTTTGCCTACAAGTTTAACTATTACAAGAATCATCAAGCCTTCCGGATCATGGGGTACTGTGTTTGTGTTGCCAAGGGTGCAGCTGAGACTCTGAAATTTAATATGGCTCTAATTTTAATTCCTGTGTCTAGAAGAAGTCTGACTCGATTAAGGTCAACGTTTCTGAGTAAAATATGTCCTTTTGATGATAATATAAACTTTCATAAGATGGTGGCAGCTGGGATCACAGTTGGAACAATATTGCACGTTGGGGTACACATGAGTTGTGATTTTCCAAGGGCGACTCATTGCTCAAAGAGTATGTTCATAAAGTATCTGGGGCCAAACTTCAACTACCAGCAGCCAAGCTATAAGGATTTTATAAACAGTACACCAGGAGTGACAGGTATTCTCATGGTAATCCTTATGGGGTTTGCCTTCACTCTAGCAACTCACTCTTTTAGGAGGAATGTTATCAAATTACCATGGCCATTCCTTCACTTGGCTGGGTTCAACGCCTTTTGGTATGCACATCATTTGCTCGTGCTTGTTTATGCTCTCTTGGTCATTCATGGCTATTTCCTATTTCTCTCCAAGGAATGGTACAAGAAAACG ACATGGATGTATCTTGTTTTCCCAGTTGCCCTCTACGCTAGTGAAAGAACAGTGACATCCTATCACGATTTCAATCATCATGTCAATATGCTCAAG GCTGTCATATATACAGGAAATGTTCTGGCCTTGTATATGAGCAAACCCCCTAATTTTAAGTACAAGAGTGGAATGTACTTGTTTGTTAAGTGTCCAGATGTCTCGGGCTTCGAATG GCATCCCTTCTCTATCACATCAGCGCCAGGTGATCCCTACTTGAGTGTACACATTAGAGCCTTGGGAGACTGGACCACAGCACTTAGAGATAGATTCGCAATg GCCTGTGAGCCTCCAACAGAGGAGCCGCAAAAAGGGAGACTGTTGAGAATGGAGACTAAAGCAGTGACCGATTATGACCCTCAACCAATCAA ATTTCCTTTAGTAATCATAAAGGGTCCATATGGAGCACCAgctcaaaactacaaaaaatacGACATTCTCCTGCTCATAGGACTAGGCATAGGAGCAACTCCCTTCATCAGCATCATCAAGGATCTCTTGAATAACTTGAAGGAAGAATCCATTATG GATATAGAGAGCAGAAGGGGCCCTCAAAGAGCCTACTTTTACTGGGTGACCAGAGAACAGGCCTCCTTTGATTGGTTCAAGGGAGTCATGGATGATCTTGCAGAGTATGATACCGAT AATGTGATAGAAATGCACAACTACTTGACAAGTGTGTATGAAGAAGGTGATGCTCGATCAGCGCTTATACAAATGGTACAGTCCTTGCAGCATGCTAAGGATGGTGTGGATGTGGTGTCTGAAAGCCGG ATAAGGACCCATTTTGCAAGACCTAACTGGAAGAAGGTCTTTACTCAACTGGCTGCAGATCACCCTTCACAAAGAATAG GTGTTTTCTACTGCGGAAGTCCGACATTGACGAAACCGTTGCAGAAGTTTTGCCAAGAATTTAGCCTTAGCACCTCCACCCGTTTCCACTTCCACAAGGAGAACTTTTAG
- the LOC141590888 gene encoding uncharacterized protein LOC141590888: MRKLQAKWAIKGKLTLTDLSENYYVARFSSKQNYEFVMTQGPWMIDDHYLTIRKWIPNFTPSADNIKFLTAWVRIPNLPVEYFNEMFLKKIGSKIGKVIRVDKNTASAERGQFTRLNVEVDISKPLLSKFRLYGKVYGIQYEGLKMICFSCGKLGHGVENCPKNIATANAGDGLSTPNHELNVLQPEKNSLETGLRPEEKDDFGEWMMVRKPLRRKPTSNQANPGSYSAGSKSIFNYDLNPKVAGSRFDILGKDTEISKISDIPNSTPIFASTSNAKGKSNLSNTQKISQRINSLYNQANILLSHKDSTKRSTKYIPKTKILQTQNPSNIPQKSNPVLQDITNSLSIPKPSLNNLGVTTSETETPVSTVLEPSPNHLNNEPSSSLILSRPPLPQPRCLPQQTEIFVVPPTQTFTVKTWPEMPAPFMVVMISECPIVDIKFELAENNPANLQLEVSIPWSIDNILKLVSRAYLSSLNYCPDFMSTQIPNLCPNLPHITLLVWNVQGTGNKNKINAIKEVVRLYKPTVFALVETHMGGEHAIKLGNIIGYDGNARINTVGFSGGIWLYWKTELISVTPIVEHQQLMTVEIARNGDLPWFFSAVYASPDPTNRRELWVELENFARNNNHPWMLAGDFNETRNLNERHGGDQNMMRRCEKFNEWIEQCELIELAFSGSSHTWARGNSLETRQSARLDRALCNSSWSTLFENALVRHLPAFQSDHCPLLISPNGFAPVSNINRPFKFQACWLKHENFTEFIEENWPSNGIFTDRLDKLSKDLQEWNKQTFGNIFRKKRELIARIGGCQRELSRARIGYLIKLEAKLRRELDDILEQEELLWYQKSRLEYIKDGDRNTSYFHVSTLVRRWRNKINMLKNADNEWVDNPSEVKQIIVDYYKKLYTEEGGDDEDDQLPWDLFQAFNNKDWEWLTRPFSIAEIESVINHMGSLKAPGPDGFQALFYQKNWSLISESLCDMVIKALEGKGFSTGLNDTHIVLIPKVTAPEMVSQFRPIGLCNVAYKIISKTLANRIKKVLPHLISETQSGFVPGRQITDNIVVFQEAIHSIRKKKGRLGYMAIKIDLEKAYDRLKWEFIRDTMSDMIFPQLIIDVVMECVTTARMPILWNGEPTEQFTPTRGVRQGDPLSSYLFVMCLEKLQQAIDLEVRNKNWRPIVLGRGGPIITNLFFADDIVIFAEATEEQALVIKHVLDIFCKASGEKISNAKSRVFFSENTAANDRDSIRSALGFDETTDLGTYLGMPTINGRVTRHTFAHLEERVNKRLSGWASKQLSLAGRDTLVKSTLTTLVNYSMQTAKIPKTICDNIDRKTRRFLWGGNEEKKSIHLIKWDTIKQPKSKGGLGIVSARQANAAFLTKLGWRVITEPTSLWSRVLRAKYCNNRCDINIFQPKRNMSNVWAGISSQAKTIIRGTAIAVGNGRRTLFWDQQWVDGVCLSDHAIAPIPGTLINATVSDMWCEGNGWNWEQFADFLPQPILQKIASISLVPDPGQEDTLYWQGTSSGKFSLKTALGFLNETAPSQAPETPLWRTIWRLPVQQKVRMFLWLAGHGRLMVNVNRVRRNMGDNPLCPRCNEEDETIEHLLRSCQNASNDVEVNAKDWPLVFAITNWWIWKWRNNIVFGRDNENPSQPHLFLRQQFETTRKAFNNFDILIPPPRPHNVEIHVRWDPPPYGWIMLNTDGASKGNPGPAGGGGVFRNASGDLISAYYLSCGVCSSMKAELIALFAGLENAKTMNISRLMINMDNDPCIKLINEDQLVSNSLKFIVERCKRLIRDTNWTVKLEHIYREGNRAADLLAN; encoded by the exons ATGAGAAAACTTCAAGCAAAATGGGCAATCAAAGGTAAACTAACGCTTACTGATCTATCAGAAAACTACTATGTAGCCAGATTCTCGTCCAAGCAGAATTACGAGTTTGTTATGACCCAAGGACCATGGATGATCGATGATCACTATCTGACAATACGAAAATGGATTCCTAACTTCACTCCTTCGGCAGATAATATCAAATTCTTGACTGCTTGGGTTCGGATTCCAAACTTACCTGTTGAATATTTCAATGAAATGTTCCTTAAAAAAATTGGTTCGAAAATTGGCAAGGTAATCAGAGTTGATAAAAATACGGCCTCCGCAGAGAGAGGCCAATTTACTAGACTTAATGTCGAAGTCGATATCTCGAAACCTTTACTCTCAAAATTTCGTCTCTATGGAAAGGTTTATGGAATCCAATATGAGGGCCTGAAAATGATTTGCTTCTCTTGTGGTAAATTGGGCCATGGAGTTGAAAATTGCCCTAAGAATATCGCTACAGCTAATGCAGGGGATGGCTTGTCAACTCCAAATCACGAGCTCAATGTCTTACAACCAGAAAAAAATTCATTGGAGACAGGTCTCCGTCCCGAGGAGAAAGACGATTTTGGTGAATGGATGATGGTCAGGAAGCCACTAAGAAGGAAGCCCACGAGCAACCAAGCAAACCCAGGTTCGTACTCCGCAGGAAGTAAATCAATTTTCAATTACGATCTGAATCCGAAGGTAGCAGGCTCGAGATTTGATATTTTAGGAAAAGATACTGAAATTTCCAAAATCTCGGATATCCCTAATTCCACTCCTATTTTTGCGTCAACTAGCAATGCAAAAGGAAAATCAAATCTTTCTAATACACAAAAAATAAGTCAAAGGATTAATTCTCTCTATAACCAAGCCAATATATTACTTTCCCATAAAGACTCAACCAAAAGATCTACCAAATATATTCCTAAAACTAAAATATTGCAAACTCAGAATCCATCCAATATTCCACAAAAATCCAACCCTGTCCTGCAAGATATTACCAATTCCCTTTCTATTCCAAAGCCTTCATTAAACAACCTCGGGGTAACAACTTCAGAAACAGAGACCCCTGTTTCAACTGTCCTCGAACCAAGCCCTAATCATCTTAACAATGAACCCTCATCCTCACTTATCTTATCACGACCACCCCTCCCCCAACCTCGATGCCTACCGCAACAAACAGAAATATTTGTGGTACCTCCGACCCAAACGTTTACAGTGAAAACTTGGCCGGAGATGCCCGCTCCCTTTATGGTGGTGATGATATCGGAGTGTCCGATAGTGGACATCAAATTCGAGTTGGCGGAGAACAATCCAGCGAATCTCCAACTGGAGGTGTCGATTCCATGGAGCATTGACAATATTCTAAAGCTTGTAAGTCGAGCATATCTATCGTCTCTAAATTATTGTCCTGATTTTATGAGTACCCAAATACCCAACTTATGTCCGAACCTACCCCATATTACTCTGCTAGTATGGAATGTTCAAGGTAcaggaaataaaaacaaaataaatgcAATAAAGGAGGTTGTCAGACTGTATAAACCAACAGTTTTTGCACTTGTTGAGACCCATATGGGTGGTGAGCATGCAATCAAATTGGGCAATATTATCGGATATGATGGCAATGCTAGGATAAACacagtaggcttcagtggaggtATATGGCTATACTGGAAAACCGAGTTAATATCAGTGACTCCAATTGTCGAACATCAACAGTTAATGACGGTGGAAATAGCTAGAAACGGAGATTTGCCTTGGTTCTTTTCTGCAGTATATGCAAGCCCGGACCCTACCAATAGAAGAGAACTATGGGTAGAATTAGAAAATTTTGCCCGAAATAACAATCATCCATGGATGCTAGCAGGAGACTTTAATGAGACTAGAAATCTTAATGAAAGACACGGAGGGGATCAAAATATGATGCGTAGATGCGAAAAGTTTAATGAATGGATTGAGCAATGTGAATTAATAGAATTAGCCTTTTCTGGATCATCGCATACATGGGCTCGCGGTAACTCACTTGAAACTAGACAGAGCGCAAGACTTGATAGAGCCTTATGCAATTCGTCTTGGAGTACTTTATTTGAGAATGCTTTGGTTCGTCACCTGCCAGCATTCCAATCAGACCATTGTCCATTATTGATTTCGCCTAACGGTTTCGCTCCAGTGTCTAATATTAACCGTCCCTTTAAATTCCAAGCATGCTGGTTAAAACACGAAAATTTTACAGAATTTATCGAGGAGAATTGGCCAAGCAATGGGATATTTACTGACCGTCTTGACAAACTGTCGAAGGACTTGCAAGAATGGAATAAACAAACCTTTGGCAatatttttcgaaaaaaaagagaGCTGATAGCGAGGATTGGAGGATGTCAACGTGAGTTGTCAAGAGCGAGAATAGGATACCTCATCAAATTAGAAGCGAAATTACGTAGAGAACTTGACGACATTTTGGAGCAGGAAGAGCTTCTATGGTACCAGAAGTCGAGATTGGAATATATTAAAGATGGTGACAGAAATACATCATACTTTCATGTCAGTACTCTGGTAAGACGATGGAGGAACAAAATCAATATGTTGAAAAACGCAGACAATGAATGGGTCGATAACCCGTCTGAGGTCAAGCAAATCATCGTGGATTACTACAAAAAACTTTATACAGAAGAAGGGGGCGACGATGAAGATGACCAGCTCCCATGGGATCTTTTTCAAGCCTTTAATAATAAAGATTGGGAGTGGCTCACTCGACCCTTTAGTATTGCCGAGATAGAGAGCGTAATAAATCATATGGGCTCTCTTAAAGCCCCGGGTCCGGATGGGTTTCAAGCTCTATTTTATCAAAAAAATTGGTCTTTGATATCCGAGTCATTATGCGACATGGTGATTAAAGCATTAGAAGGAAAGGGATTTTCGACAGGCCTTAATGACACCCATATCGTTCTCATTCCTAAAGTCACTGCCCCGGAGATGGTTTCTCAATTTCGGCCTATCGGTCTATGTAATGTAGCCTATAAAATTATTAGTAAGACTTTGGCCAACCGAATTAAAAAAGTCCTTCCACATCTTATATCTGAGACTCAAAGCGGCTTTGTTCCAGGAAGACAAATTACAGACAATATTGTTGTTTTCCAGGAAGCCATACATTCAATTAGAAAGAAGAAAGGGCGACTAGGCTATATGGCAATTAAAATTGATCTTGAAAAAGCTTATGATCGTCTGAAGTGGGAATTTATTCGGGACACTATGAGCGACATGATATTCCCGCAACTAATTATCGACGTGGTAATGGAATGTGTCACAACAGCTCGTATGCCAATATTATGGAATGGAGAACCAACCGAGCAATTTACACCTACTCGAGGAGTTAGACAAGGTGATCCTCTCTCATCCTATTTATTTGTTATGTGCCTTGAAAAATTACAACAAGCAATCGATCTCGAGGTGCGAAACAAGAACTGGCGACCCATTGTTCTAGGCCGAGGGGGTCCTATAATCACAAACCTCTTCTTCGCAGACGATATCGTAATTTTTGCTGAGGCAACCGAAGAACAAGCTTTAGTAATAAAGCATGTACTAGACATTTTTTGCAAAGCTTCAGGCGAAAAAATCAGTAATGCAAAGTCAAGGGTCTTCTTCTCGGAGAACACGGCTGCCAATGATAGGGATAGCATACGGTCAGCTCTAGGATTCGATGAAACAACCGATTTAGGCACTTATCTGGGGATGCCTACAATTAATGGACGGGTGACCCGTCACACATTTGCTCACTTGGAAGAACGAGTGAATAAAAGATTGTCAGGATGGGCTTCGAAACAGCTCTCCTTAGCAGGAAGGGATACCCTCGTAAAATCCACGCTAACTACTCTTGTCAATTATAGTATGCAAACCGCAAAAATTCCGAAAACAATTTGTGACAATATTGATCGAAAAACCCGTCGATTCCTATGGGGaggaaatgaagaaaaaaaatccATCCACTTAATCAAATGGGATACGATTAAACAACCAAAGTCGAAGGGAGGTCTTGGAATAGTATCGGCACGGCAAGCAAACGCTGCTTTCCTCACAAAGCTTGGATGGAGAGTGATTACGGAACCAACAAGTTTATGGTCTAGGGTCTTGCGAGCGAAATATTGCAATAATAGGTGTGACATCAACATCTTCCAACCCAAGAGAAATATGTCCAATGTATGGGCCGGTATCTCGTCTCAAGCAAAGACTATCATCCGTGGTACTGCTATTGCTGTAGGCAACGGTCGAAGAACCCTCTTTTGGGACCAGCAGTGGGTTGATGGGGTTTGCTTATCTGATCACGCGATAGCTCCCATTCCGGGTACCTTAATTAATGCGACGGTAAGTGATATGTGGTGTGAAGGAAACGGATGGAATTGGGAACAATTTGCTGACTTCCTACCACAACCAATTCTACAAAAAATAGCCTCCATCTCACTCGTCCCAGACCCTGGCCAAGAAGACACTTTGTATTGGCAAGGGACTTCGTCGGGCAAATTCTCTTTAAAGACGGCTTTGGGTTTTTTAAATGAAACCGCACCTTCTCAAGCGCCCGAAACGCCTCTATGGAGAACGATTTGGAGGCTGCCGGTCCAACAAAAGGTGAGAATGTTCCTTTGGCTCGCGGGTCATGGCAGATTAATGGTCAACGTTAATCGAGTTAGAAGAAACATGGGCGATAATCCTTTATGTCCACGTTGTAATGAAGAGGACGAAACAATTGAACATCTTCTCCGGTCTTGCCAG AACGCGAGTAATGATGTCGAAGTGAATGCGAAGGATTGGCCCTTGGTCTTCGCAATTACCAACTGGTGGATTTGGAAATGGCGGAATAATATTGTTTTCGGGAGGGATAATGAAAATCCGAGTCAACCTCATCTCTTTTTGCGTCAACAATTCGAGACCACAAGGAAAGCGTTTAACAATTTCGACATTCTTATCCCGCCACCTCGACCCCATAATGTGGAAATTCATGTTCGTTGGGATCCGCCACCGTATGGGTGGATTATGCTAAACACCGATGGTGCTTCGAAGGGCAATCCTGGACCCGCGGGAGGAGGAGGCGTTTTTCGAAATGCATCAGGTGACCTTATTTCAGCATACTACCTATCTTGCGGAGTATGCTCGTCGATGAAAGCCGAACTTATTGCATTGTTCGCTGGGTTAGAAAATGCCAAGACTATGAATATTTCAAGACTCATGATTAATATGGATAATGACCCTTGCATTAAGCTAATTAACGAAGACCAACTCGTTAGCAATAGTCTCAAGTTTATTGTGGAACGATGCAAGCGGCTCATTCGAGATACTAATTGGACAGTGAAGCTGGAGCATATCTATCGTGAAGGAAACAGAGCAGCGGATCTTTTGGCAAACTGA
- the LOC141590899 gene encoding uncharacterized protein LOC141590899, whose product MRVWSGMLVTQGAPPSNWEKEKWLWNRLWKVRVWPRVKLFFWQLCSGALATLDNIANRTRGESSSCYFCQYFSESSLHLFQDCSVARWVWNALGREGDGTVDGMGPGGNMRDWVESRWGELEASEYGSFMVGCWAIWEHSNKVVFEGMQVEPDRVVQRVRDILHEESGSGGHGRERGRSKVKDTSGAENEGWKPALEGYVKINVDAGIKEEEGVSTGVVCQDERGMVLWGLTVVREVEWEPRFAEAAAVFDGLQEARA is encoded by the coding sequence ATGCGTGTTTGGTCGGGGATGCTAGTGACTCAGGGAGCTCCCCCGTCAAATTGGGAGAAGGAAAAGTGGCTGTGGAATCGTTTGTGGAAGGTTCGAGTATGGCCTCGCGTTAAGCTATTTTTCTGGCAACTGTGTAGTGGAGCATTGGCGACCTTGGATAACATTGCAAATCGAACTAGAGGTGAGTCTTCTTCTTGTTATTTTTGTCAATATTTTTCCGAGTCTTCTTTACATTTGTTTCAAGACTGCAGCGTGGCAAGGTGGGTGTGGAATGCTCTCGGGCGGGAGGGGGATGGTACTGTCGATGGGATGGGGCCGGGTGGTAATATGCGTGACTGGGTGGAGAGTAGATGGGGGGAGCTTGAGGCGAGTGAGTACGGATCTTTTATGGTTGGGTGTTGGGCCATTTGGGAACATAGTAATAAGGTGGTGTTTGAGGGAATGCAGGTGGAGCCGGATAGAGTTGTTCAGCGGGTTAGGGATATCTTACACGAGGAGAGTGGGAGTGGGGGGCATGGAAGGGAACGTGGAAGGAGTAAGGTGAAGGACACGAGTGGAGCGGAGAATGAAGGCTGGAAACCGGCTTTAGAAGGATACGTTAAAATTAACGTGGATGCAGGGATTAAGGAGGAGGAaggggttagcacaggagtagtGTGTCAAGATGAACGAGGTATGGTGTTGTGGGGGCTAACGGTGGTGCGTGAGGTGGAGTGGGAACCTCGGTTCGCGGAGGCAGCTGCGGTGTTTGATGGGCTACAAGAAGCACGAGCGTGA